In Mus musculus strain C57BL/6J chromosome 14, GRCm38.p6 C57BL/6J, the following are encoded in one genomic region:
- the Sacs gene encoding sacsin isoform X7 gives METEETRWVRVTVLRGCVGCRTVAVPATATGRDLKERIFAETSFPVAEQRLWRGDREIPDWIKIGDLTSKTCHLFVNLQSKGLKGGGRFGQTTPPLVDFLKDILRRYPEGGQILKELIQNAEDAGATEVKFLYDETQYGTETLWSKDMAQYQGSALYVYNNAVFTPEDWHGIQEIARSRKKDDPLKVGRFGIGFNSVYHITDVPCIFSGDQIGMLDPHQTLFGPHESGQCWNLKDDIKEINELPDQFAPFIGVFGSTKETFTNGSFPGTFFRFPLRLQPSQLSSNLYTKQKVLELFDSFRADADTVLLFLKSVQAVSLHVREADGTEKLVFRVTASENKALKHERPNSIKILGTAISNYCKKIPSNSVTCVTYHINIVLEDESTKDAQKTSWLVCNSVGGRGISSKLDSLADELKFVPIIGLAMPLSGKDEENGAISDFSGKAFCFLPLPPGEESRTGLPVHISGFFGLTDNRRSIKWRELDQWRDPAALWNEYLIVNVVPKTYATLILDSIKRLETEKSSDFPLSVDTIYKLWPEASKVKAHWHPVLGPLFSELFQHAVIYSIGGEWVKLEQVHFSELDGSLESTRSVLNYLQSSGKQIAKVPGNLAAAVQLSAASATSSASPVRKVTPAWVRQVLRKCAHLGSAEEKLHLLEFVLSDQAYSELLGLELLPLQSGAFVPFSSSVSDQDVVYITSEEFPRSLFPGLEARLILENLKPHLLAALKEAAQTRAASLGILRKTMYSAAASKSRAICTSY, from the exons GTGGGTCCGCGTGACCGTGCTCCGCGGCTGCGTGGGCTGCAGGACCGTGGCGGTGCCGGCGACCGCTACCGGGCGGGACCTCAAGGAGCGCATCTTCGCTGAGACCAGCTTTCCGGTGGCGGAGCAGCGACTGTGGCGCGGAGACAGGGAG ATACCTGATTGGATCAAGATTGGAGACCTGACTTCTAAAACCTGTCATCTTTTTGTAAACCTTCAATCAAAAGGCTTAAAGGGGGGAG GTCGATTTGGTCAAACAACTCCAccacttgttgattttctcaaggataTTTTAAGAAGATATCCAGAAGGAGGACAGATCCTTAAG GAATTAATTCAGAATGCAGAAGATGCTGGGGCCACAGAGGTTAAATTTTTATATGATGAAACACAATATGGAACGGAGACTCTTTGGTCGAAAGATATGGCACAATATCAGG GCTCAGCTCTTTATGTGTACAACAATGCGGTTTTCACCCCAGAGGACTGGCATGGCATTCAGGAAATAGCAAGAAGCAGGAAAAAAGATGATCCCCTGAAGGTTGGAAGATTTGGAATTGGGTTTAATTCTGTCTACCATATAACAG ATGTTCCTTGTATCTTTAGTGGTGACCAGATAGGAATGCTAGATCCTCATCAAACACTGTTTGGCCCCCATGAATCTGGCCAATGTTGGAATCTCAAAGATGACATCAAAGAAATAAATGAGCTTCCGGATCAGTTTGCCCCCTTCATTGGTGTTTTTGGAAGCACCAAGGAAACCTTTACAAATGGCAGCTTCCCAGGGACATTTTTCCGTTTCCCTCTTCGCTTACAGCCTTCCCAGCTTAGCAGCAATCTCTACACTAAGCAGAAGGTTCTGGAGTTGTTTGACTCTTTCCGGGCGGATGCAGACACAGTGCTACTCTTCCTGAAGAGTGTGCAGGCGGTGTCTTTACATGTCCGAGAGGCTGATGGGACAGAAAAACTGGTATTTAGAGTGACTGCTAGTGAGAATAAGGCCCTGAAACATGAACGGCCAAATTCTATCAAGATTCTGGGAACGGCTATAAGTAACTATTGTAAAAAGATCCCAAGCAACAGTGTCACCTGTGTAACATATCATATAAACATAGTTCTGGAGGATGAGAGCACGAAAGATGCCCAGAAGACGTCGTGGTTGGTATGTAACAGTGTGGGCGGGCGGGGCATTAGTAGTAAACTGGATTCTTTGGCTGATGAACTGAAATTTGTTCCAATCATTGGACTAGCCATGCCTTTATCAGGCAAGGATGAAGAAAATGGAGCAATATCTGATTTCTCAGGaaaagcattttgttttcttcctctgcctcctggtgaAGAAAGCAGAACAGGACTTCCAGTTCATATCAGTGGTTTCTTTGGCCTGACTGACAACCGCAGGAGCATAAAATGGAGAGAGTTGGACCAATGGAGAGACCCTGCGGCCTTGTGGAATGAATATCTTATTGTGAATGTTGTTCCCAAAACTTATGCTACTCTCATCCTAGATTCAATAAAACGCCTGGAGACAGAGAAGAGCTCTGATTTCCCCTTATCAGTTGACACCATCTACAAACTTTGGCCTGAGGCCAGCAAGGTCAAGGCACACTGGCATCCAGTGTTGGGTCCACTGTTTAGTGAACTGTTCCAGCATGCTGTCATTTACTCAATTGGTGGCGAGTGGGTGAAGCTGGAGCAGGTGCACTTCTCAGAACTTGACGGAAGTTTAGAATCCACGCGATCTGTGCTCAACTACCTCCAGAGCTCAGGGAAGCAGATTGCCAAGGTCCCAGGGAACTTGGCTGCTGCTGTTCAGCTCAGTGCAGCCTCTGCCACCTCCAGTGCGTCTCCTGTGAGAAAGGTGACGCCTGCGTGGGTGCGGCAGGTACTGAGGAAGTGTGCACACCTGGGCAGTGCGGAAGAAAAGCTGCATCTTCTGGAATTTGTGCTTTCCGACCAAGCCTACAGTGAGCTGCTCGGGCTTGAGCTGTTGCCTTTACAGAGCGGGGCTTTTGTCCCCTTCTCCTCGTCTGTCTCTGATCAAGATGTTGTTTACATCACCTCAGAAGAATTCCCAAG GTCCCTTTTCCCAGGTCTTGAAGCAAGACTTATTTTGGAGAACTTGAAGCCTCACCTTCTAGCTGCTTTAAAAGAAGCTGCGCAGACCCGAG CAGCTTCTCTGGGGATACTCAG GAAGACCATGTACTCAGCTGCAGCTTCTAAATCCAGAGCGATTTGCACGTCTTATTAA
- the Sacs gene encoding sacsin isoform X5, translating into METEETRWVRVTVLRGCVGCRTVAVPATATGRDLKERIFAETSFPVAEQRLWRGDREIPDWIKIGDLTSKTCHLFVNLQSKGLKGGGRFGQTTPPLVDFLKDILRRYPEGGQILKELIQNAEDAGATEVKFLYDETQYGTETLWSKDMAQYQGSALYVYNNAVFTPEDWHGIQEIARSRKKDDPLKVGRFGIGFNSVYHITDVPCIFSGDQIGMLDPHQTLFGPHESGQCWNLKDDIKEINELPDQFAPFIGVFGSTKETFTNGSFPGTFFRFPLRLQPSQLSSNLYTKQKVLELFDSFRADADTVLLFLKSVQAVSLHVREADGTEKLVFRVTASENKALKHERPNSIKILGTAISNYCKKIPSNSVTCVTYHINIVLEDESTKDAQKTSWLVCNSVGGRGISSKLDSLADELKFVPIIGLAMPLSGKDEENGAISDFSGKAFCFLPLPPGEESRTGLPVHISGFFGLTDNRRSIKWRELDQWRDPAALWNEYLIVNVVPKTYATLILDSIKRLETEKSSDFPLSVDTIYKLWPEASKVKAHWHPVLGPLFSELFQHAVIYSIGGEWVKLEQVHFSELDGSLESTRSVLNYLQSSGKQIAKVPGNLAAAVQLSAASATSSASPVRKVTPAWVRQVLRKCAHLGSAEEKLHLLEFVLSDQAYSELLGLELLPLQSGAFVPFSSSVSDQDVVYITSEEFPRSLFPGLEARLILENLKPHLLAALKEAAQTRGEPCEHLIPLKQRRSCYVDTWGSQVPGIMGLMPDVDCTERSVSRWLQRLERDEEERSRVQSRAGNA; encoded by the exons GTGGGTCCGCGTGACCGTGCTCCGCGGCTGCGTGGGCTGCAGGACCGTGGCGGTGCCGGCGACCGCTACCGGGCGGGACCTCAAGGAGCGCATCTTCGCTGAGACCAGCTTTCCGGTGGCGGAGCAGCGACTGTGGCGCGGAGACAGGGAG ATACCTGATTGGATCAAGATTGGAGACCTGACTTCTAAAACCTGTCATCTTTTTGTAAACCTTCAATCAAAAGGCTTAAAGGGGGGAG GTCGATTTGGTCAAACAACTCCAccacttgttgattttctcaaggataTTTTAAGAAGATATCCAGAAGGAGGACAGATCCTTAAG GAATTAATTCAGAATGCAGAAGATGCTGGGGCCACAGAGGTTAAATTTTTATATGATGAAACACAATATGGAACGGAGACTCTTTGGTCGAAAGATATGGCACAATATCAGG GCTCAGCTCTTTATGTGTACAACAATGCGGTTTTCACCCCAGAGGACTGGCATGGCATTCAGGAAATAGCAAGAAGCAGGAAAAAAGATGATCCCCTGAAGGTTGGAAGATTTGGAATTGGGTTTAATTCTGTCTACCATATAACAG ATGTTCCTTGTATCTTTAGTGGTGACCAGATAGGAATGCTAGATCCTCATCAAACACTGTTTGGCCCCCATGAATCTGGCCAATGTTGGAATCTCAAAGATGACATCAAAGAAATAAATGAGCTTCCGGATCAGTTTGCCCCCTTCATTGGTGTTTTTGGAAGCACCAAGGAAACCTTTACAAATGGCAGCTTCCCAGGGACATTTTTCCGTTTCCCTCTTCGCTTACAGCCTTCCCAGCTTAGCAGCAATCTCTACACTAAGCAGAAGGTTCTGGAGTTGTTTGACTCTTTCCGGGCGGATGCAGACACAGTGCTACTCTTCCTGAAGAGTGTGCAGGCGGTGTCTTTACATGTCCGAGAGGCTGATGGGACAGAAAAACTGGTATTTAGAGTGACTGCTAGTGAGAATAAGGCCCTGAAACATGAACGGCCAAATTCTATCAAGATTCTGGGAACGGCTATAAGTAACTATTGTAAAAAGATCCCAAGCAACAGTGTCACCTGTGTAACATATCATATAAACATAGTTCTGGAGGATGAGAGCACGAAAGATGCCCAGAAGACGTCGTGGTTGGTATGTAACAGTGTGGGCGGGCGGGGCATTAGTAGTAAACTGGATTCTTTGGCTGATGAACTGAAATTTGTTCCAATCATTGGACTAGCCATGCCTTTATCAGGCAAGGATGAAGAAAATGGAGCAATATCTGATTTCTCAGGaaaagcattttgttttcttcctctgcctcctggtgaAGAAAGCAGAACAGGACTTCCAGTTCATATCAGTGGTTTCTTTGGCCTGACTGACAACCGCAGGAGCATAAAATGGAGAGAGTTGGACCAATGGAGAGACCCTGCGGCCTTGTGGAATGAATATCTTATTGTGAATGTTGTTCCCAAAACTTATGCTACTCTCATCCTAGATTCAATAAAACGCCTGGAGACAGAGAAGAGCTCTGATTTCCCCTTATCAGTTGACACCATCTACAAACTTTGGCCTGAGGCCAGCAAGGTCAAGGCACACTGGCATCCAGTGTTGGGTCCACTGTTTAGTGAACTGTTCCAGCATGCTGTCATTTACTCAATTGGTGGCGAGTGGGTGAAGCTGGAGCAGGTGCACTTCTCAGAACTTGACGGAAGTTTAGAATCCACGCGATCTGTGCTCAACTACCTCCAGAGCTCAGGGAAGCAGATTGCCAAGGTCCCAGGGAACTTGGCTGCTGCTGTTCAGCTCAGTGCAGCCTCTGCCACCTCCAGTGCGTCTCCTGTGAGAAAGGTGACGCCTGCGTGGGTGCGGCAGGTACTGAGGAAGTGTGCACACCTGGGCAGTGCGGAAGAAAAGCTGCATCTTCTGGAATTTGTGCTTTCCGACCAAGCCTACAGTGAGCTGCTCGGGCTTGAGCTGTTGCCTTTACAGAGCGGGGCTTTTGTCCCCTTCTCCTCGTCTGTCTCTGATCAAGATGTTGTTTACATCACCTCAGAAGAATTCCCAAG GTCCCTTTTCCCAGGTCTTGAAGCAAGACTTATTTTGGAGAACTTGAAGCCTCACCTTCTAGCTGCTTTAAAAGAAGCTGCGCAGACCCGAG
- the Sacs gene encoding sacsin isoform 2 (isoform 2 is encoded by transcript variant 2): METEETRWVRVTVLRGCVGCRTVAVPATATGRDLKERIFAETSFPVAEQRLWRGDREIPDWIKIGDLTSKTCHLFVNLQSKGLKGGGRFGQTTPPLVDFLKDILRRYPEGGQILKELIQNAEDAGATEVKFLYDETQYGTETLWSKDMAQYQGSALYVYNNAVFTPEDWHGIQEIARSRKKDDPLKVGRFGIGFNSVYHITDVPCIFSGDQIGMLDPHQTLFGPHESGQCWNLKDDIKEINELPDQFAPFIGVFGSTKETFTNGSFPGTFFRFPLRLQPSQLSSNLYTKQKVLELFDSFRADADTVLLFLKSVQAVSLHVREADGTEKLVFRVTASENKALKHERPNSIKILGTAISNYCKKIPSNSVTCVTYHINIVLEDESTKDAQKTSWLVCNSVGGRGISSKLDSLADELKFVPIIGLAMPLSGKDEENGAISDFSGKAFCFLPLPPGEESRTGLPVHISGFFGLTDNRRSIKWRELDQWRDPAALWNEYLIVNVVPKTYATLILDSIKRLETEKSSDFPLSVDTIYKLWPEASKVKAHWHPVLGPLFSELFQHAVIYSIGGEWVKLEQVHFSELDGSLESTRSVLNYLQSSGKQIAKVPGNLAAAVQLSAASATSSASPVRKVTPAWVRQVLRKCAHLGSAEEKLHLLEFVLSDQAYSELLGLELLPLQSGAFVPFSSSVSDQDVVYITSEEFPRSLFPGLEARLILENLKPHLLAALKEAAQTRGYVKHDLLTTLERISLAYSGNKNSDSPSRRSPSAVTCK, from the exons GTGGGTCCGCGTGACCGTGCTCCGCGGCTGCGTGGGCTGCAGGACCGTGGCGGTGCCGGCGACCGCTACCGGGCGGGACCTCAAGGAGCGCATCTTCGCTGAGACCAGCTTTCCGGTGGCGGAGCAGCGACTGTGGCGCGGAGACAGGGAG ATACCTGATTGGATCAAGATTGGAGACCTGACTTCTAAAACCTGTCATCTTTTTGTAAACCTTCAATCAAAAGGCTTAAAGGGGGGAG GTCGATTTGGTCAAACAACTCCAccacttgttgattttctcaaggataTTTTAAGAAGATATCCAGAAGGAGGACAGATCCTTAAG GAATTAATTCAGAATGCAGAAGATGCTGGGGCCACAGAGGTTAAATTTTTATATGATGAAACACAATATGGAACGGAGACTCTTTGGTCGAAAGATATGGCACAATATCAGG GCTCAGCTCTTTATGTGTACAACAATGCGGTTTTCACCCCAGAGGACTGGCATGGCATTCAGGAAATAGCAAGAAGCAGGAAAAAAGATGATCCCCTGAAGGTTGGAAGATTTGGAATTGGGTTTAATTCTGTCTACCATATAACAG ATGTTCCTTGTATCTTTAGTGGTGACCAGATAGGAATGCTAGATCCTCATCAAACACTGTTTGGCCCCCATGAATCTGGCCAATGTTGGAATCTCAAAGATGACATCAAAGAAATAAATGAGCTTCCGGATCAGTTTGCCCCCTTCATTGGTGTTTTTGGAAGCACCAAGGAAACCTTTACAAATGGCAGCTTCCCAGGGACATTTTTCCGTTTCCCTCTTCGCTTACAGCCTTCCCAGCTTAGCAGCAATCTCTACACTAAGCAGAAGGTTCTGGAGTTGTTTGACTCTTTCCGGGCGGATGCAGACACAGTGCTACTCTTCCTGAAGAGTGTGCAGGCGGTGTCTTTACATGTCCGAGAGGCTGATGGGACAGAAAAACTGGTATTTAGAGTGACTGCTAGTGAGAATAAGGCCCTGAAACATGAACGGCCAAATTCTATCAAGATTCTGGGAACGGCTATAAGTAACTATTGTAAAAAGATCCCAAGCAACAGTGTCACCTGTGTAACATATCATATAAACATAGTTCTGGAGGATGAGAGCACGAAAGATGCCCAGAAGACGTCGTGGTTGGTATGTAACAGTGTGGGCGGGCGGGGCATTAGTAGTAAACTGGATTCTTTGGCTGATGAACTGAAATTTGTTCCAATCATTGGACTAGCCATGCCTTTATCAGGCAAGGATGAAGAAAATGGAGCAATATCTGATTTCTCAGGaaaagcattttgttttcttcctctgcctcctggtgaAGAAAGCAGAACAGGACTTCCAGTTCATATCAGTGGTTTCTTTGGCCTGACTGACAACCGCAGGAGCATAAAATGGAGAGAGTTGGACCAATGGAGAGACCCTGCGGCCTTGTGGAATGAATATCTTATTGTGAATGTTGTTCCCAAAACTTATGCTACTCTCATCCTAGATTCAATAAAACGCCTGGAGACAGAGAAGAGCTCTGATTTCCCCTTATCAGTTGACACCATCTACAAACTTTGGCCTGAGGCCAGCAAGGTCAAGGCACACTGGCATCCAGTGTTGGGTCCACTGTTTAGTGAACTGTTCCAGCATGCTGTCATTTACTCAATTGGTGGCGAGTGGGTGAAGCTGGAGCAGGTGCACTTCTCAGAACTTGACGGAAGTTTAGAATCCACGCGATCTGTGCTCAACTACCTCCAGAGCTCAGGGAAGCAGATTGCCAAGGTCCCAGGGAACTTGGCTGCTGCTGTTCAGCTCAGTGCAGCCTCTGCCACCTCCAGTGCGTCTCCTGTGAGAAAGGTGACGCCTGCGTGGGTGCGGCAGGTACTGAGGAAGTGTGCACACCTGGGCAGTGCGGAAGAAAAGCTGCATCTTCTGGAATTTGTGCTTTCCGACCAAGCCTACAGTGAGCTGCTCGGGCTTGAGCTGTTGCCTTTACAGAGCGGGGCTTTTGTCCCCTTCTCCTCGTCTGTCTCTGATCAAGATGTTGTTTACATCACCTCAGAAGAATTCCCAAG GTCCCTTTTCCCAGGTCTTGAAGCAAGACTTATTTTGGAGAACTTGAAGCCTCACCTTCTAGCTGCTTTAAAAGAAGCTGCGCAGACCCGAG
- the Sacs gene encoding sacsin isoform X6: METEETRWVRVTVLRGCVGCRTVAVPATATGRDLKERIFAETSFPVAEQRLWRGDREIPDWIKIGDLTSKTCHLFVNLQSKGLKGGGRFGQTTPPLVDFLKDILRRYPEGGQILKELIQNAEDAGATEVKFLYDETQYGTETLWSKDMAQYQGSALYVYNNAVFTPEDWHGIQEIARSRKKDDPLKVGRFGIGFNSVYHITDVPCIFSGDQIGMLDPHQTLFGPHESGQCWNLKDDIKEINELPDQFAPFIGVFGSTKETFTNGSFPGTFFRFPLRLQPSQLSSNLYTKQKVLELFDSFRADADTVLLFLKSVQAVSLHVREADGTEKLVFRVTASENKALKHERPNSIKILGTAISNYCKKIPSNSVTCVTYHINIVLEDESTKDAQKTSWLVCNSVGGRGISSKLDSLADELKFVPIIGLAMPLSGKDEENGAISDFSGKAFCFLPLPPGEESRTGLPVHISGFFGLTDNRRSIKWRELDQWRDPAALWNEYLIVNVVPKTYATLILDSIKRLETEKSSDFPLSVDTIYKLWPEASKVKAHWHPVLGPLFSELFQHAVIYSIGGEWVKLEQVHFSELDGSLESTRSVLNYLQSSGKQIAKVPGNLAAAVQLSAASATSSASPVRKVTPAWVRQVLRKCAHLGSAEEKLHLLEFVLSDQAYSELLGLELLPLQSGAFVPFSSSVSDQDVVYITSEEFPRSLFPGLEARLILENLKPHLLAALKEAAQTRGEPCEHLIPLKQRRSCYVDTWGSQVPGIMGLMPDVDCTERSVSRWLQRLERDEEERRVQSRAGNA, encoded by the exons GTGGGTCCGCGTGACCGTGCTCCGCGGCTGCGTGGGCTGCAGGACCGTGGCGGTGCCGGCGACCGCTACCGGGCGGGACCTCAAGGAGCGCATCTTCGCTGAGACCAGCTTTCCGGTGGCGGAGCAGCGACTGTGGCGCGGAGACAGGGAG ATACCTGATTGGATCAAGATTGGAGACCTGACTTCTAAAACCTGTCATCTTTTTGTAAACCTTCAATCAAAAGGCTTAAAGGGGGGAG GTCGATTTGGTCAAACAACTCCAccacttgttgattttctcaaggataTTTTAAGAAGATATCCAGAAGGAGGACAGATCCTTAAG GAATTAATTCAGAATGCAGAAGATGCTGGGGCCACAGAGGTTAAATTTTTATATGATGAAACACAATATGGAACGGAGACTCTTTGGTCGAAAGATATGGCACAATATCAGG GCTCAGCTCTTTATGTGTACAACAATGCGGTTTTCACCCCAGAGGACTGGCATGGCATTCAGGAAATAGCAAGAAGCAGGAAAAAAGATGATCCCCTGAAGGTTGGAAGATTTGGAATTGGGTTTAATTCTGTCTACCATATAACAG ATGTTCCTTGTATCTTTAGTGGTGACCAGATAGGAATGCTAGATCCTCATCAAACACTGTTTGGCCCCCATGAATCTGGCCAATGTTGGAATCTCAAAGATGACATCAAAGAAATAAATGAGCTTCCGGATCAGTTTGCCCCCTTCATTGGTGTTTTTGGAAGCACCAAGGAAACCTTTACAAATGGCAGCTTCCCAGGGACATTTTTCCGTTTCCCTCTTCGCTTACAGCCTTCCCAGCTTAGCAGCAATCTCTACACTAAGCAGAAGGTTCTGGAGTTGTTTGACTCTTTCCGGGCGGATGCAGACACAGTGCTACTCTTCCTGAAGAGTGTGCAGGCGGTGTCTTTACATGTCCGAGAGGCTGATGGGACAGAAAAACTGGTATTTAGAGTGACTGCTAGTGAGAATAAGGCCCTGAAACATGAACGGCCAAATTCTATCAAGATTCTGGGAACGGCTATAAGTAACTATTGTAAAAAGATCCCAAGCAACAGTGTCACCTGTGTAACATATCATATAAACATAGTTCTGGAGGATGAGAGCACGAAAGATGCCCAGAAGACGTCGTGGTTGGTATGTAACAGTGTGGGCGGGCGGGGCATTAGTAGTAAACTGGATTCTTTGGCTGATGAACTGAAATTTGTTCCAATCATTGGACTAGCCATGCCTTTATCAGGCAAGGATGAAGAAAATGGAGCAATATCTGATTTCTCAGGaaaagcattttgttttcttcctctgcctcctggtgaAGAAAGCAGAACAGGACTTCCAGTTCATATCAGTGGTTTCTTTGGCCTGACTGACAACCGCAGGAGCATAAAATGGAGAGAGTTGGACCAATGGAGAGACCCTGCGGCCTTGTGGAATGAATATCTTATTGTGAATGTTGTTCCCAAAACTTATGCTACTCTCATCCTAGATTCAATAAAACGCCTGGAGACAGAGAAGAGCTCTGATTTCCCCTTATCAGTTGACACCATCTACAAACTTTGGCCTGAGGCCAGCAAGGTCAAGGCACACTGGCATCCAGTGTTGGGTCCACTGTTTAGTGAACTGTTCCAGCATGCTGTCATTTACTCAATTGGTGGCGAGTGGGTGAAGCTGGAGCAGGTGCACTTCTCAGAACTTGACGGAAGTTTAGAATCCACGCGATCTGTGCTCAACTACCTCCAGAGCTCAGGGAAGCAGATTGCCAAGGTCCCAGGGAACTTGGCTGCTGCTGTTCAGCTCAGTGCAGCCTCTGCCACCTCCAGTGCGTCTCCTGTGAGAAAGGTGACGCCTGCGTGGGTGCGGCAGGTACTGAGGAAGTGTGCACACCTGGGCAGTGCGGAAGAAAAGCTGCATCTTCTGGAATTTGTGCTTTCCGACCAAGCCTACAGTGAGCTGCTCGGGCTTGAGCTGTTGCCTTTACAGAGCGGGGCTTTTGTCCCCTTCTCCTCGTCTGTCTCTGATCAAGATGTTGTTTACATCACCTCAGAAGAATTCCCAAG GTCCCTTTTCCCAGGTCTTGAAGCAAGACTTATTTTGGAGAACTTGAAGCCTCACCTTCTAGCTGCTTTAAAAGAAGCTGCGCAGACCCGAG